One window of the Prinia subflava isolate CZ2003 ecotype Zambia chromosome 1, Cam_Psub_1.2, whole genome shotgun sequence genome contains the following:
- the LOC134551255 gene encoding poly(rC)-binding protein 3-like isoform X7: MNTNNGKVSEGGLNVTLTIRLLMHGKEVGSIIGKKGETVKKMREESGARINISEGTCPERIVTITGPTDAIFKAFSMIALKFEEDINASMTNSSVTSKPPVTLRLVVPASQCGSLIGKGGSKIKEIRESTGAQVQVAGDMLPNSTERAVTISGTPDAIIQCVKQICVVMLESPPKGATIPYRPKPASAPIIFAGGQVRADTILASAGNHTVLAQPQPAPAFTIQGQYAIPHPDVSPAHLTKLHQLAMQHPPFTPLGQTTPGFPGLDATTPTSSHELTIPNDLIGCIIGRQGSKINEIRQMSGAQIKIANATEGSAERQVTITGSPANISLAQYLINARDSPHIETRLDPFIFSCTNTIWHASGSRKITI; this comes from the exons gAGGTTGGAAGCATTATCGGAAAG AAAGGTGAGACAGTGAAGAAGATGAGGGAGGAG AGTGGTGCTCGAAtcaatatttcagaaggcactTGTCCAGAGAGAATTGTGACAATAACAGGCCCAACAGATgcaatttttaaagctttttctatGATTGCACTAAAATTTGAAGAG GACATAAACGCTTCGATGACAAACAGCTCAGTGACAAGCAAACCGCCCGTAACACTGCGGCTCGTCGTCCCAGCAAGTCAGTGTGGATCTCTTATAGGAAAAGGAGGCTCCAAAATCAAAGAAATCAGGGAG TCCACAGGAGCCCAGGtgcaggtggcaggggacaTGCTGCCCAACTCGACGGAGCGCGCGGTGACCATATCCGGCACTCCCGACGCCATCATCCAGTGTGTGAAGCAGATCTGCGTGGTGATGCTGGAG TCCCCACCCAAAGGTGCCACCATCCCCTACCGTCCCAAACCTGCCTCTGCACCTATCATTTTTGCAGGTGGCCAGGTAAGAGCAGACACCATTTTGGCTTCAGCTGGAAACCACACCGTCCTGGCCCAGCCTCAGCCAGCGCCT GCATTCACGATCCAGGGGCAGTATGCCATCCCTCATCCCGACGTGAGTCCAGCACAT tTGACCAAGCTTCACCAGTTGGCTATGCAGCATCCCCCCTTTACTCCCCTTGGGCAGACCACCCCTGGTTTCCCTG GACTGGATGCCACTACTCCAACCAGTTCCCATGAACTTACTATTCCCAATGAT TTAATAGGCTGCATTATTGGCAGACAAGGCAGTAAGATAAATGAAATCAGGCAGATGTCAGGAGCACAGATCAAGATTGCTAATGCCACAGAAGGCTCCGCAGAACGACAAGTTACAATCACAGGATCCCCTGCAAACATCAGCTTAGCACAGTACCTCATTAATGCAAG GGATTCCCCACACATCGAGACGAGACTAGACCCCTTCATTTTTAGTTGCACAAACACCATATGGCATGCATCTGGATCTCGGAAGATAACAATTTAG
- the LOC134551255 gene encoding poly(rC)-binding protein 3-like isoform X8, translating into MNTNNGKVSEGGLNVTLTIRLLMHGKEVGSIIGKKGETVKKMREESGARINISEGTCPERIVTITGPTDAIFKAFSMIALKFEEDINASMTNSSVTSKPPVTLRLVVPASQCGSLIGKGGSKIKEIRESTGAQVQVAGDMLPNSTERAVTISGTPDAIIQCVKQICVVMLESPPKGATIPYRPKPASAPIIFAGGQVRADTILASAGNHTVLAQPQPAPAFTIQGQYAIPHPDVSPAHLTKLHQLAMQHPPFTPLGQTTPGFPGLDATTPTSSHELTIPNDLIGCIIGRQGSKINEIRQMSGAQIKIANATEGSAERQVTITGSPANISLAQYLINARICSSLGVQGFPTHRDETRPLHF; encoded by the exons gAGGTTGGAAGCATTATCGGAAAG AAAGGTGAGACAGTGAAGAAGATGAGGGAGGAG AGTGGTGCTCGAAtcaatatttcagaaggcactTGTCCAGAGAGAATTGTGACAATAACAGGCCCAACAGATgcaatttttaaagctttttctatGATTGCACTAAAATTTGAAGAG GACATAAACGCTTCGATGACAAACAGCTCAGTGACAAGCAAACCGCCCGTAACACTGCGGCTCGTCGTCCCAGCAAGTCAGTGTGGATCTCTTATAGGAAAAGGAGGCTCCAAAATCAAAGAAATCAGGGAG TCCACAGGAGCCCAGGtgcaggtggcaggggacaTGCTGCCCAACTCGACGGAGCGCGCGGTGACCATATCCGGCACTCCCGACGCCATCATCCAGTGTGTGAAGCAGATCTGCGTGGTGATGCTGGAG TCCCCACCCAAAGGTGCCACCATCCCCTACCGTCCCAAACCTGCCTCTGCACCTATCATTTTTGCAGGTGGCCAGGTAAGAGCAGACACCATTTTGGCTTCAGCTGGAAACCACACCGTCCTGGCCCAGCCTCAGCCAGCGCCT GCATTCACGATCCAGGGGCAGTATGCCATCCCTCATCCCGACGTGAGTCCAGCACAT tTGACCAAGCTTCACCAGTTGGCTATGCAGCATCCCCCCTTTACTCCCCTTGGGCAGACCACCCCTGGTTTCCCTG GACTGGATGCCACTACTCCAACCAGTTCCCATGAACTTACTATTCCCAATGAT TTAATAGGCTGCATTATTGGCAGACAAGGCAGTAAGATAAATGAAATCAGGCAGATGTCAGGAGCACAGATCAAGATTGCTAATGCCACAGAAGGCTCCGCAGAACGACAAGTTACAATCACAGGATCCCCTGCAAACATCAGCTTAGCACAGTACCTCATTAATGCAAG GATATGTTCTTCTCTTGGTGTTCAGGGATTCCCCACACATCGAGACGAGACTAGACCCCTTCATTTTTAG